The following are from one region of the Onthophagus taurus isolate NC unplaced genomic scaffold, IU_Otau_3.0 ScKx7SY_15, whole genome shotgun sequence genome:
- the LOC111418321 gene encoding luciferin 4-monooxygenase-like, which produces MNRILYGPDFLTPIPTDPIGIRLFEKLKEKGDDFLYIDASTDQKLTNKDFLILCCKLAKSLQNRGFKQNDVLAISAENSIFYNVPVVAGLFLGMISGFINQNYTKNEFLHLLNIYQPKIVFISSKLLPFFDINQDLKIIILDEEEIPGYDNLKMFIKKNCDQHFCIEHFKPANVNTTNQTAFIASSSGTTGLSKAVMITHDNIGITINILDDPKFSVAKEATALLFMPNFHVYGLFMNISGIIKGNQMVVMKRFDEKILLKSIEKYKITNLPMVPAIAYTLIKSTIFKDYDVSSVEELYCASTSLSTKIEQDLIKLFPKLKSFCQAYGLTEATLSVTLMPINETKLGSSGKIVPGMSICFCDELGNRLGPNQPGEIYLKGRMITKGYYRNPEATKTTFIDGWLHTGDVGYYDEEGYVFIVDRVKDLIKYKGFQVPPAEIEGILITHPEVKAACVVGKPDELAGELPTGFVVKQPNSNVTEEELVQFVAERISKTKHLRGGIYFMEDLPKTSSGKIRRKELRDSLIS; this is translated from the exons ATGAATCGTATATTATATGGACCGGATTTTTTAACTCCAATTCCAACAGATCCGATTGGAATTAGgttgtttgaaaaattaaaagaaaaaggagATGACTTtttatac ATTGATGCCTCAACTGACCAAAAACTTACAAACAaagactttttaattttatgttgcAAATTAGCTAAAAGTCTTCAAAATCGTGGGTTTAAACAAAACGATGTTTTAGCAATTTCAGCTGaaaatagtattttttataatgttcCTGTGGTTGCCGGGTTATTTCTTGGGATGATTTCTGGATTTATTAACCAAAATTACacgaaaa ATGAATTTTTGCATCTCTTAAATATATATCAaccaaaaatcgtttttatatcttcaaaattattaccattttttgatataaaccaagatttaaaaataataattttggatGAGGAAGAAATTCCTGGATatgataacctaaaaatgttcatcaaaaaaaattgcgaccaacatttttgcatcgaacattttaaacctgCAAATGTTAACACCACTAATCAAACCGCTTTTATTGCATCATCTTCTGGCACAACCGGTTTATCAAAAGCAGTTATGATAACTCATGATAACATcggaataacaataaatatattaga cgaTCCAAAATTTTCTGTAGCTAAAGAAGCAACCGCTTTACTATTCATGCCAAATTTCCACGTTTACggattatttatgaatatttccGGAATTATCAAAGGCAATCAAATGGTTGTAATGAAAAgatttgacgaaaaaattcTCCTAAAATCGatcgaaaaatataaaataacaaatttaccTATGGTTCCAGCGATAGcttatactttaattaaaagtacTATCTTTAAAGATTATGATGTTTCATCGGTTGAAGAACTTTACTGTGCGAGTACTTCATTAAGTACAAAAATCGAACAAGATCTCATCAAATTATTTCCtaaattgaaaagtttttgTCAAGCTTATGGTTTAACTGAAGCAACATTAAGCGTAACTTTAATGCCAATAAACGAAACAAAACTTGGATCATCTGGAAAAATAGTTCCTGGAATGTCGATTTGTTTTTGCGATGAACTTGGAAATCGTTTAGGTCCAAATCAACCGGGTGAGATTTACTTAAAAGGAAGAATGATCACCAAAGGTTATTATCGTAATCCAGAAGCAACGAAAACTACTTTCATCGACGGTTGGTTACACACAGGAGATGTTGGTTACTACGACGAAGAAGGTTACGTTTTTATCGTCGATAGAGTCAAAGATTTGATTAAATACAAAGGATTTCAAGTTCCACCGGCTGAAATCGAAGGAATTTTAATAACCCATCCAGAAGTTAAAGCAGCTTGTGTTGTTGGTAAACCAGATGAATTAGCGGGCGAGTTACCTACTGGATTTGTGGTTAAACAACCTAATTCAAATGTAACCGAAGAGGAGTTGGTTCAGTTCGTAGCTg agcGTATTTCAAAAACGAAACATTTACGTGGAGGAATTTATTTTATGGAAGATTTACCAAAAACATCGTCTggaaaaataagaagaaaGGAGTTAAGAGATTCtctaatttcttaa
- the LOC111414764 gene encoding zinc finger BED domain-containing protein 5-like — protein sequence MDFWLKTGTLKRTTESPSTSASNVNDTTLLDEVQEVPIEVPITKKIKISEGIKTRKYDENYLQFGFTWVGDANEPNGLCVVCERVICNSSLNPAKLKRHLETNHANLCNKYFKRKNDELKKKTKTFCKYVLSDNAKSLEASFRISYRIAREGEAYTIAEILIKPCIKDVISCKFGETYLEEVNSIPLSDTTIARRIEEMALFCENDLINRLKTSNNPFALQLDETTDVAGLAVLIVLVRYVFNSSVQEDMLFCKRLVGRTTGEEIFKLINLYMEKHKISWNLCAHICTDGAKSLLGREKGAISRIIQLAPHIKHSHCCLHRHQLAVRRISQKLKDTLEETVQIINFIKKELNSRLFALLCEELSSTHKTLLLHAEVRWLSRGKILTRFVELKDEVRLFLNEHNHKYAAKLNCEIWLQTVCYLADIFSVLNEYNKSLQGININIIKMHDKINSLLLKLDLWESYVKSNNVQCFQMLNSFLIENELAINNDVRQLIEEHIIQLKRTIRIYFPETTESYEWIKDPFQYYNKSGNLMLKEKEQLIDISTDSVLKCAFERKGLLEFWIKLYAEYPEISTRAIRILLPFVSAYLCEHSFSIYVATKTKYRNRLDAENEMRLQITNILPDFNILCKGKQAHPSH from the coding sequence ATGGATTTTTGGTTAAAAACGGGAACGTTAAAACGTACTACTGAAAGTCCTTCAACATCTGCAAGTAATGTAAATGACACTACATTGTTAGATGAAGTTCAAGAAGTACCCATCGAAGTACctataacaaagaaaattaaaatatctgaaGGTATAAAGACGCGAAAGtatgatgaaaattatttacaatttggaTTTACCTGGGTAGGAGATGCAAATGAACCGAATGGCCTTTGTGTAGTATGTGAAAGGGTAATATGTAACAGCAGTTTGAATCCGGCAAAATTAAAGCGTCACCTTGAAACGAACCATGCAAATCTTTGcaacaaatatttcaaacgtaaaaatgatgaattgaagaagaaaacaaagacATTTTGTAAATATGTGCTCTCTGATAACGCGAAATCACTTGAAGCTTCATTCCGCATTAGCTATCGCATTGCAAGAGAAGGAGAGGCTTACACAATTGccgaaatattaataaaaccctGCATTAAGGATGTAATATCTTGCAAATTTGGAGAGACTTATCTGGAAGAAGTGAACAGCATTCCATTATCGGACACCACAATTGCAAGACGAATTGAAGAAATGGcattattttgtgaaaatgatttaataaatcgtcTGAAAACGTCGAACAATCCTTTTGCATTGCAGTTGGATGAAACCACAGATGTTGCAGGATTAGCTGTGTTAATTGTACTGGTACGCtatgtttttaattcttcagTGCAAGAAGATATGCTCTTCTGTAAACGCCTCGTAGGAAGGACGACTggagaagaaatttttaaactgatTAATTTGTACAtggaaaaacataaaataagtTGGAATTTATGCGCGCATATTTGTACTGATGGAGCAAAATCCTTATTAGGTCGCGAAAAAGGAGCAATATCGCGAATTATTCAACTAGCTCCCCATATTAAACATTCCCATTGTTGTCTTCATAGGCATCAATTAGCGGTAAGACGTATCTCGCAAAAACTCAAAGATACGTTGGAAGAAACAGtgcaaattataaattttataaagaaggAACTAAATTCCAGATTATTTGCTTTGCTATGTGAGGAGCTATCTAGTACGCATAAAACTTTGTTATTGCATGCAGAAGTACGCTGGCTTTCACGTGGTAAAATTTTAACTCGGTTTGTAGAGTTGAAAGATGAAGtcagattatttttaaatgaacatAATCACAAATATGCAGCAAAATTGAATTGTGAAATATGGTTACAAACCGTATGCTATTTGGCAGATATATTCTCTGTTTTAAATGAATACAATAAATCACTTCAAGGAATTAATatcaacattattaaaatGCATGATAAAATCAATTCATTACTACTGAAATTAGATTTATGGGAATCTTACGTTAAATCAAATAACGTGCAATGTTTCCAAATGTTAAACAGTTTTCTAATCGAAAATGAATTAGCCATAAATAATGATGTTCGACAACTGATTGAGGAACATATTATCCAATTAAAACGGACAATACGAATATACTTCCCAGAAACAACAGAATCGTATGAATGGATTAAAGATCCATTTcaatattacaataaatctGGGAATTtaatgttgaaagaaaaagaacaaTTAATAGATATATCAACGGATTCAGTTTTGAAATGTGCATTTGAGAGAAAAGGTTTACTAGAATTTTGGATAAAATTGTACGCAGAATATCCAGAAATATCAACAAGAGCGATTAGAATATTACTGCCTTTCGTTTCTGCCTATTTATGCGAACATTCATTTTCAATATATGTAGCAACGAAAACAAAATACAGAAATAGGCTCGATGCAGAAAATGAGATGCGTCtacaaataacaaatattttaccagattttaatatattatgcaAGGGCAAACAGGCTCACCCCAGTCATTAG